The Coffea arabica cultivar ET-39 chromosome 8e, Coffea Arabica ET-39 HiFi, whole genome shotgun sequence genome window below encodes:
- the LOC113703036 gene encoding uncharacterized protein isoform X4 — MAVLRVTASMITREIFRSVSLFPQTWRSLSHLPSAPAGSQFSGVHLPVVSRSISYCPVRCSAASNENATGEKKAPARLAQVQEFLVAANERAQSAGNEPIPKITLDHVTVNFARSGGPGGQNVNKVNTKVDMRFNVRNADWLSERVKERIMQMEKNRINKDGELVISSTRTRTQKGNIEDALAKLQAIIDEASYVPPPPSEETVKKITKFYWGAKAS, encoded by the exons ATGGCCGTTCTTAGAGTTACGGCAAGCATGATAACTAGAGAAATCTTCCGTTCGGTATCGCTGTTTCCACAAACGTGGAGGAGCTTATCTCACTTACCGTCGGCGCCGGCTGGTTCCCAGTTCAGCGGGGTCCATCTTCCAGTCGTCTCACGCAGCATCAGTTATTGCCCGGTCCGGTGCTCTGCGGCGTCTAATGAAAATGCCACCGGAGAGAAAAAGGCGCCGGCTAGGTTGGCTCAGGTTCAGGAGTTTTTGGTTGCTGCTAACGAGCGTGCTCAATCCGCTGGAAATGAACCTATTCCCAAAATCACTCTTG ATCATGTTACAGTGAACTTTGCAAGAAGTGGTGGCCCTGGAGGTCAAAATGTTAATAAAG tAAATACCAAGGTGGATATGCGGTTCAATGTTAGAAATGCGGATTGGCTCAGTGAAAGGGTCAAGGAGAGGATCATGCAAATG GAAAAGAATCGGATCAACAAGGATGGGGAACTTGTAATTTCATCAACGAGAACTCGTACTCAAAA GGGCAACATTGAAGATGCTTTGGCGAAATTACAG GCTATTATTGATGAGGCATCCTATGTCCCACCACCTCCGTCAGAAGAGACGGTGAAGAAGATTACTAAGTT CTATTGGGGAGCAAAAGCGtcttga
- the LOC113703036 gene encoding uncharacterized protein isoform X2 — MAVLRVTASMITREIFRSVSLFPQTWRSLSHLPSAPAGSQFSGVHLPVVSRSISYCPVRCSAASNENATGEKKAPARLAQVQEFLVAANERAQSAGNEPIPKITLDHVTVNFARSGGPGGQNVNKVNTKVDMRFNVRNADWLSERVKERIMQMEKNRINKDGELVISSTRTRTQKGNIEDALAKLQAIIDEASYVPPPPSEETVKKITKLAAIGEQKRLDKKKAQSQKKAFRRSRDSWD; from the exons ATGGCCGTTCTTAGAGTTACGGCAAGCATGATAACTAGAGAAATCTTCCGTTCGGTATCGCTGTTTCCACAAACGTGGAGGAGCTTATCTCACTTACCGTCGGCGCCGGCTGGTTCCCAGTTCAGCGGGGTCCATCTTCCAGTCGTCTCACGCAGCATCAGTTATTGCCCGGTCCGGTGCTCTGCGGCGTCTAATGAAAATGCCACCGGAGAGAAAAAGGCGCCGGCTAGGTTGGCTCAGGTTCAGGAGTTTTTGGTTGCTGCTAACGAGCGTGCTCAATCCGCTGGAAATGAACCTATTCCCAAAATCACTCTTG ATCATGTTACAGTGAACTTTGCAAGAAGTGGTGGCCCTGGAGGTCAAAATGTTAATAAAG tAAATACCAAGGTGGATATGCGGTTCAATGTTAGAAATGCGGATTGGCTCAGTGAAAGGGTCAAGGAGAGGATCATGCAAATG GAAAAGAATCGGATCAACAAGGATGGGGAACTTGTAATTTCATCAACGAGAACTCGTACTCAAAA GGGCAACATTGAAGATGCTTTGGCGAAATTACAG GCTATTATTGATGAGGCATCCTATGTCCCACCACCTCCGTCAGAAGAGACGGTGAAGAAGATTACTAAGTT GGCAGCTATTGGGGAGCAAAAGCGtcttgacaagaagaaagcACAGTCACAGAAGAAGGCTTTTAGAAGAAGCCGAGACAGTTGGGACTGA
- the LOC113704983 gene encoding SNARE-interacting protein KEULE isoform X2, translating into MDKVTVKIMSCACKMADITEEGVSLVEDIHRRRQPLPTMDAIYFIQPTKENVVIFLSDMAGRSPLYKKAFVFFSSPVPRELVNQIKRDTSVLSRIGALREMNLEYFTIDSQGFITDNERALEELFGDEESSRKVDACLNAMGTSIATVFASLREFPFVRYRAAKSLDPTTMTTFRDLIPTKLAAAVWNCLMKYKANLPNYPQTETCELLILDRSVDQIAPIIHEWTYDAMCHDLLNMEGNKYVHEVPSKTGVPEKKEVLLEDHDPIWLELRHSHIADANERLHEKMTNFVTKNKAAQMHQGSRDGGELSTRELQKMVQALPQYSEQIEKLSLHVDIAGKINRIIRELGLKEVGKLEQDLVFGDAGTKDVIDFLRTNQDVTRENKLRLLMIYAAVHPEKFEGDKIAKLMELARLPQEDMNAVYNMRLLEGAADSKKSSIVPFSLKLDVHKKKHAARKDRPGEEVAWQLSRFYPMIEVLIEKLSKGELAKNDYPCMNDPSATFHGNSNSASVRTGEIPAAHSVRSRRTATWARPRNSDDGYSSDSILKHASSDFKSMGQRIFVFIVGGATRSELRVCHKLTTKLKREIILGSSSLDDPPQFITKLKLLTAQDLSLDDLQISLDDLQI; encoded by the exons ATGGACAAAGTGACTGTCAAAATAATGTCATGCGCATGCAAGATGGCGGACATTACGGAGGAAGGAGTTTCAT TGGTGGAGGACATACACAGGCGACGGCAGCCTTTACCTACGATGGATGCTATATATTTTATTCAGCCAACCAAAGAAAA TGTTGTCATCTTCTTGTCTGACATGGCCGGAAGATCGCCTTTGTATAAAAA GGCATTTGTATTCTTTAGTTCACCTGTGCCCAGAGAGTTGGTTAACCAGATAAAGAGGGATACAAGTGTTTTATCTCGCATTGGTGCTCTGAGAGAG ATGAACTTGGAATACTTCACCATAGATAGCCAG GGTTTCATCACAGATAACGAGAGGGCTTTGGAGGAACTTTTTGGTGACGAAGAAAGTTCACGCAAAGTTGATGCATGTTTGAACGCAATGGGCACCAGCATTGCTACCGTTTTTGCTTCTCTGCGG GAGTTTCCTTTTGTGCGCTACCGTGCAGCCAAATCTCTTGATCCTACTACAATGACAACATTCCGTGATCTAATTCCTACAAAGCTTGCTGCTGCCGTTTGGAATTGTCTTATGAAATACAAAGCTAACCTCCCAAATTACCCACAAACAGAAACATGTGAATTGCTTATTCTTGATAGATCAGTGGACCAG ATTGCTCCTATTATACATGAATGGACATATGATGCCATGTGCCATGATCTATTAAATATGGAGGGTAATAAATATGTCCATGAG GTTCCAAGCAAAACTGGTGTTCCTGAGAAAAAAGAGGTCCTATTGGAGGATCATGATCCTATCTGGCTGGAGCTTCGTCATTCGCACATAGCAGAT GCTAATGAACGGTTGCATGAGAAGATGACAAACTTTGTAACAAAGAACAAAGCTGCACAAATGCATCAAGGTTCAag AGATGGTGGTGAATTGTCTACTCGTGAGTTGCAGAAGATGGTTCAAGCTTTGCCTCAATACAGTGAACAGATTGAAAAGCTTTCCCTTCATGTGGAT ATTGCTGGAAAAATTAACAGAATTATAAGGGAATTGGGGCTAAAAGAAGTTGGGAAATTAGAGCAGGATCTTGTTTTTGGAGATGCTGGAACCAAGGATGTCATTGATTTCCTGAGAACAAACCAG GACGTTACACGTGAGAATAAGTTGCGCTTGCTGATGATTTATGCAGCTGTTCATCCTGAGAAGTTTGAGGGAGACAAAATTGCAAAACTAATGGAG CTCGCTAGGTTGCCGCAAGAAGATATGAATGCTGTGTATAACATGAGATTGCTTGAGGGCGCAGCAGACAGCAAAAAAAGCTCTATTGTGCCTTTCTCCTTGAAGTTGGATGTACACAAG AAAAAACACGCTGCCAGAAAAGACCGTCCTGGTGAAGAAGTGGCTTGGCAACTATCACGTTTCTACCCTATGATAGAG GTACTCATTGAAAAATTGAGCAAAGGTGAACTCGCAAAGAATGACTACCCATGTATGAATGACCCAAGTGCAACATTCCACGGGAACTCTAATTCTGCATCAGTAAGAACAGGGGAAATTCCAGCTGCACATTCAGTGAGATCAAGACGGACAGCAACATGGGCCCGCCCTCGAAACTCTGATGATGGCTATTCAAG TGATTCAATTTTGAAGCATGCATCTAGCGATTTCAAGAGCATGGGTCAACGGATTTTCGTGTTTATAGTTGGTGGGGCAACTAGATCAGAG CTGCGAGTTTGTCATAAATTAACCACAAAGCTAAAGAGGGAAATTATTCTTGGTTCATCTAGTCTCGATGACCCTCCACAATTTATTACG AAATTGAAGCTGTTGACCGCACAAGACTTATCGTTAGATGATCTTCAGATATCGTTAGATGATCTTCAGATATAG
- the LOC113704059 gene encoding uncharacterized protein, which translates to MQGGRDPFFGFGDPFASGGFDGHRDLISSFFGGRDPFDDPFFTRPFGGMLESSFFGPSRGPFMHSQAPSLFGPSGVPFMDAQATGFLGHQSSHPPRSRGPIIEELNSDDEQDENEDQKEKRDNPRKHGRSINEPLVEDPDGDAEERRRKQVQFRNDYHRGSIPQSQPRAQSFSFQSSTVTYGGGNGAYYTSSSTRRTGSDGMTFEESKEANSATREAAHRVSRGIHDKGHSVTRKLKSDGRVDSMQTLHNLEEDQLAGFEEAWKGKARKHLPGWTDGLNTEVIGSGRSAVNGANQGGRALPYVGRSNQLESGAVPEMGHAAGPSRPHHAGRGRSAVGGMSGSSSRVKSRAADTANLNQAGKH; encoded by the exons ATGCAAGGAGGAAGGGACCCCTTCTTTGGTTTTGGCGACCCATTTGCCAGTGGTGGTTTTGATGGGCATAGAGATTTAATATCTAGCTTTTTTGGAGGGAGAGACCCATTTGATGACCCCTTCTTCACTCGCCCATTTGGGGGTATGCTTGAGTCAAGCTTCTTTGGCCCCAGTAGAGGTCCATTCATGCATTCTCAAGCGCCTAGCCTGTTTGGTCCCAGTGGAGTTCCATTTATGGATGCACAAGCAACTGGGTTTCTGGGTCATCAGTCCTCtcatccccctaggtctaggggcCCTATTATTGAGGAATTGAACTCTGATGAtgaacaagatgaaaatgaagATCAGAAGGAAAAGAGGGATAACCCTAGAAAGCATGGTAGGTCAATCAATGAGCCTTTGGTTGAGGATCCAGATGGCGACGCTGaag AGAGGAGGAGGAAACAAGTGCAGTTCAGGAATGATTACCACCGGGGGAGTATCCCACAGTCACAACCCCGAGCTCAAAGCTTCAGCTTCCAGAGCTCCACTGTAACTTATGGTGGTGGAAATGGTGCATATTACACTTCATCTAGTACAAGGAGGACTGGCAGTGATGGA ATGACATTTGAGGAAAGCAAAGAAGCTAATTCAGCTACTCGTGAAGCAGCCCATAGAGTATCAAGGGGAATCCATGACAAG GGTCATTCTGTCACTCGGAAGCTGAAATCTGATGGTAGGGTGGACTCCATGCAGACTTTGCACAATCTGGAAGAAG ATCAACTTGCTGGTTTTGAAGAGGCATGGAAAGGGAAGGCTAGGAAACATCTGCCTGGCTGGACTGATGGTCTGAACACAGAAGTTATTG GATCTGGAAGAAGTGCTGTGAATGGAGCAAATCAGGGAGGGCGGGCACTTCCTTATGTAGGAAGGTCCAATCAACTTGAGAGTGGTGCGGTGCCAGAAATGGGACATGCAGCAGGCCCTTCGCGTCCTCACCATGCTGGAAGGGGAAGATCAGCTGTTGGTGGCATGTCGGGTTCTTCATCCCGCGTTAAATCAAGGGCAGCTGACACGGCTAACTTGAATCAAGCCGGGAAGCATTAG
- the LOC113703036 gene encoding uncharacterized protein isoform X1 produces MAVLRVTASMITREIFRSVSLFPQTWRSLSHLPSAPAGSQFSGVHLPVVSRSISYCPVRCSAASNENATGEKKAPARLAQVQEFLVAANERAQSAGNEPIPKITLDHVTVNFARSGGPGGQNVNKVNTKVDMRFNVRNADWLSERVKERIMQMEKNRINKDGELVISSTRTRTQKGNIEDALAKLQVFMRLIKNFQAIIDEASYVPPPPSEETVKKITKLAAIGEQKRLDKKKAQSQKKAFRRSRDSWD; encoded by the exons ATGGCCGTTCTTAGAGTTACGGCAAGCATGATAACTAGAGAAATCTTCCGTTCGGTATCGCTGTTTCCACAAACGTGGAGGAGCTTATCTCACTTACCGTCGGCGCCGGCTGGTTCCCAGTTCAGCGGGGTCCATCTTCCAGTCGTCTCACGCAGCATCAGTTATTGCCCGGTCCGGTGCTCTGCGGCGTCTAATGAAAATGCCACCGGAGAGAAAAAGGCGCCGGCTAGGTTGGCTCAGGTTCAGGAGTTTTTGGTTGCTGCTAACGAGCGTGCTCAATCCGCTGGAAATGAACCTATTCCCAAAATCACTCTTG ATCATGTTACAGTGAACTTTGCAAGAAGTGGTGGCCCTGGAGGTCAAAATGTTAATAAAG tAAATACCAAGGTGGATATGCGGTTCAATGTTAGAAATGCGGATTGGCTCAGTGAAAGGGTCAAGGAGAGGATCATGCAAATG GAAAAGAATCGGATCAACAAGGATGGGGAACTTGTAATTTCATCAACGAGAACTCGTACTCAAAA GGGCAACATTGAAGATGCTTTGGCGAAATTACAGGTATTCATGAGACTAATAAAGAATTTTCAG GCTATTATTGATGAGGCATCCTATGTCCCACCACCTCCGTCAGAAGAGACGGTGAAGAAGATTACTAAGTT GGCAGCTATTGGGGAGCAAAAGCGtcttgacaagaagaaagcACAGTCACAGAAGAAGGCTTTTAGAAGAAGCCGAGACAGTTGGGACTGA
- the LOC113703036 gene encoding uncharacterized protein isoform X3 yields MAVLRVTASMITREIFRSVSLFPQTWRSLSHLPSAPAGSQFSGVHLPVVSRSISYCPVRCSAASNENATGEKKAPARLAQVQEFLVAANERAQSAGNEPIPKITLDHVTVNFARSGGPGGQNVNKVNTKVDMRFNVRNADWLSERVKERIMQMEKNRINKDGELVISSTRTRTQKGNIEDALAKLQVFMRLIKNFQAIIDEASYVPPPPSEETVKKITKFYWGAKAS; encoded by the exons ATGGCCGTTCTTAGAGTTACGGCAAGCATGATAACTAGAGAAATCTTCCGTTCGGTATCGCTGTTTCCACAAACGTGGAGGAGCTTATCTCACTTACCGTCGGCGCCGGCTGGTTCCCAGTTCAGCGGGGTCCATCTTCCAGTCGTCTCACGCAGCATCAGTTATTGCCCGGTCCGGTGCTCTGCGGCGTCTAATGAAAATGCCACCGGAGAGAAAAAGGCGCCGGCTAGGTTGGCTCAGGTTCAGGAGTTTTTGGTTGCTGCTAACGAGCGTGCTCAATCCGCTGGAAATGAACCTATTCCCAAAATCACTCTTG ATCATGTTACAGTGAACTTTGCAAGAAGTGGTGGCCCTGGAGGTCAAAATGTTAATAAAG tAAATACCAAGGTGGATATGCGGTTCAATGTTAGAAATGCGGATTGGCTCAGTGAAAGGGTCAAGGAGAGGATCATGCAAATG GAAAAGAATCGGATCAACAAGGATGGGGAACTTGTAATTTCATCAACGAGAACTCGTACTCAAAA GGGCAACATTGAAGATGCTTTGGCGAAATTACAGGTATTCATGAGACTAATAAAGAATTTTCAG GCTATTATTGATGAGGCATCCTATGTCCCACCACCTCCGTCAGAAGAGACGGTGAAGAAGATTACTAAGTT CTATTGGGGAGCAAAAGCGtcttga
- the LOC113704983 gene encoding SNARE-interacting protein KEULE isoform X1, whose translation MSMSDSDTSSQGGEYKNLRQISRERLLYEMLRSTKTGDSKSTWKVLVMDKVTVKIMSCACKMADITEEGVSLVEDIHRRRQPLPTMDAIYFIQPTKENVVIFLSDMAGRSPLYKKAFVFFSSPVPRELVNQIKRDTSVLSRIGALREMNLEYFTIDSQGFITDNERALEELFGDEESSRKVDACLNAMGTSIATVFASLREFPFVRYRAAKSLDPTTMTTFRDLIPTKLAAAVWNCLMKYKANLPNYPQTETCELLILDRSVDQIAPIIHEWTYDAMCHDLLNMEGNKYVHEVPSKTGVPEKKEVLLEDHDPIWLELRHSHIADANERLHEKMTNFVTKNKAAQMHQGSRDGGELSTRELQKMVQALPQYSEQIEKLSLHVDIAGKINRIIRELGLKEVGKLEQDLVFGDAGTKDVIDFLRTNQDVTRENKLRLLMIYAAVHPEKFEGDKIAKLMELARLPQEDMNAVYNMRLLEGAADSKKSSIVPFSLKLDVHKKKHAARKDRPGEEVAWQLSRFYPMIEVLIEKLSKGELAKNDYPCMNDPSATFHGNSNSASVRTGEIPAAHSVRSRRTATWARPRNSDDGYSSDSILKHASSDFKSMGQRIFVFIVGGATRSELRVCHKLTTKLKREIILGSSSLDDPPQFITKLKLLTAQDLSLDDLQISLDDLQI comes from the exons ATGTCGATGTCTGATTCCGATACGTCGTCGCAGGGCGGCGAGTACAAAAATTTACGACAAATTAGCCGGGAAA GATTGTTATATGAAATGCTTCGATCTACAAAAACAGGAGATTCTAAATCAACCTGGAAG GTGCTTGTCATGGACAAAGTGACTGTCAAAATAATGTCATGCGCATGCAAGATGGCGGACATTACGGAGGAAGGAGTTTCAT TGGTGGAGGACATACACAGGCGACGGCAGCCTTTACCTACGATGGATGCTATATATTTTATTCAGCCAACCAAAGAAAA TGTTGTCATCTTCTTGTCTGACATGGCCGGAAGATCGCCTTTGTATAAAAA GGCATTTGTATTCTTTAGTTCACCTGTGCCCAGAGAGTTGGTTAACCAGATAAAGAGGGATACAAGTGTTTTATCTCGCATTGGTGCTCTGAGAGAG ATGAACTTGGAATACTTCACCATAGATAGCCAG GGTTTCATCACAGATAACGAGAGGGCTTTGGAGGAACTTTTTGGTGACGAAGAAAGTTCACGCAAAGTTGATGCATGTTTGAACGCAATGGGCACCAGCATTGCTACCGTTTTTGCTTCTCTGCGG GAGTTTCCTTTTGTGCGCTACCGTGCAGCCAAATCTCTTGATCCTACTACAATGACAACATTCCGTGATCTAATTCCTACAAAGCTTGCTGCTGCCGTTTGGAATTGTCTTATGAAATACAAAGCTAACCTCCCAAATTACCCACAAACAGAAACATGTGAATTGCTTATTCTTGATAGATCAGTGGACCAG ATTGCTCCTATTATACATGAATGGACATATGATGCCATGTGCCATGATCTATTAAATATGGAGGGTAATAAATATGTCCATGAG GTTCCAAGCAAAACTGGTGTTCCTGAGAAAAAAGAGGTCCTATTGGAGGATCATGATCCTATCTGGCTGGAGCTTCGTCATTCGCACATAGCAGAT GCTAATGAACGGTTGCATGAGAAGATGACAAACTTTGTAACAAAGAACAAAGCTGCACAAATGCATCAAGGTTCAag AGATGGTGGTGAATTGTCTACTCGTGAGTTGCAGAAGATGGTTCAAGCTTTGCCTCAATACAGTGAACAGATTGAAAAGCTTTCCCTTCATGTGGAT ATTGCTGGAAAAATTAACAGAATTATAAGGGAATTGGGGCTAAAAGAAGTTGGGAAATTAGAGCAGGATCTTGTTTTTGGAGATGCTGGAACCAAGGATGTCATTGATTTCCTGAGAACAAACCAG GACGTTACACGTGAGAATAAGTTGCGCTTGCTGATGATTTATGCAGCTGTTCATCCTGAGAAGTTTGAGGGAGACAAAATTGCAAAACTAATGGAG CTCGCTAGGTTGCCGCAAGAAGATATGAATGCTGTGTATAACATGAGATTGCTTGAGGGCGCAGCAGACAGCAAAAAAAGCTCTATTGTGCCTTTCTCCTTGAAGTTGGATGTACACAAG AAAAAACACGCTGCCAGAAAAGACCGTCCTGGTGAAGAAGTGGCTTGGCAACTATCACGTTTCTACCCTATGATAGAG GTACTCATTGAAAAATTGAGCAAAGGTGAACTCGCAAAGAATGACTACCCATGTATGAATGACCCAAGTGCAACATTCCACGGGAACTCTAATTCTGCATCAGTAAGAACAGGGGAAATTCCAGCTGCACATTCAGTGAGATCAAGACGGACAGCAACATGGGCCCGCCCTCGAAACTCTGATGATGGCTATTCAAG TGATTCAATTTTGAAGCATGCATCTAGCGATTTCAAGAGCATGGGTCAACGGATTTTCGTGTTTATAGTTGGTGGGGCAACTAGATCAGAG CTGCGAGTTTGTCATAAATTAACCACAAAGCTAAAGAGGGAAATTATTCTTGGTTCATCTAGTCTCGATGACCCTCCACAATTTATTACG AAATTGAAGCTGTTGACCGCACAAGACTTATCGTTAGATGATCTTCAGATATCGTTAGATGATCTTCAGATATAG
- the LOC113704283 gene encoding IRK-interacting protein-like: MKETMNNPMATSSSSRPSISPHHPPQFTPIEEGNEDEELSRSSFRATTPSDSTDPRHHNPTPLHQNSSEKRSKEKSTRKKLENGEVAGEDDRGISCNKCRPGTREKISVVPVDNNGVNRQSLTSPNGIFRSIFSNLIKKSPRSSDDQGLAVPGEEQWKVAAAELSHKLIQATRKRDEAILEASRLKYSMAELEKKLNKLEIYCHNLKSGLEVCAGNNNANAHQQLQANKCSNSKPQVNYQLVKVGHDQGKVIEHFLVSVSEARSSIRLLSRSLTLQLRQMGNKVYDRISSLLQHYEVKISISRNPRGLLLYLEALLNRAFFEDFESIGFQKSAPNLILNPIDSCESNFASFNRLQGLTWDEVLNRGTKHFSEDFSRFCDRKMSEIVAMLGWNRAWPEQLLQSFFGASKAVWLVHLLAHSVHPSLPIFRVDKGATFDSIYMEDMGGEKAQKLVPTIVRIMVTPGFYVYDNVVKCKVLCRYYNSNNGYNIDSSGKVLVPSPS; this comes from the exons ATGAAAGAAACCATGAATAATCCTATGGCCACTTCTTCCTCCTCGAGACCATCTATTTCTCCTCACCACCCTCCTCAGTTCACTCCT attgaagaagggaACGAAGATGAGGAGTTGTCGCGAAGCAGTTTCAGAGCGACGACCCCTAGTGATTCAACTGACCCGAGACACCACAACCCGACGCCATTGCATCAAAATTCTTCAGAAAAGAGAAGCAAAGAAAAGAGCACCAGAAAAAAGTTGGAGAATGGTGAAGTTGCCGGGGAAGACGACCGTGGGATCTCATGCAATAAGTGTAGGCCGGGTACCCGGGAGAAGATATCCGTCGTCCCTGTGGACAACAATGGAGTTAATAGACAATCTTTAACCAGCCCAAATGGTATTTTCAGGTCTATTTTCTCTAATTTGATAAAGAAAAGCCCCAGATCATCAGATGATCAGGGATTAGCAGTTCCTGGGGAGGAGCAATGGAAGGTTGCTGCGGCTGAGCTTTCTCATAAACTCATTCAAGCTACCAGAAAAAGAGATGAGGCGATTCTGGAGGCATCCCGGTTGAAGTATTCCATGGCTGAGTTGGAAAAGAAGCTGAACAAGCTTGAGATATACTGTCACAATTTGAAGTCCGGGCTCGAGGTTTGTGCTGGTAATAATAATGCTAATGCCCACCAGCAGTTACAAGCCAACAAGTGTTCTAATTCTAAACCTCAAGTGAATTATCAGCTGGTAAAAGTTGGTCACGATCAAGGAAAAGTGATTGAGCATTTCTTGGTTTCAGTTTCTGAGGCTCGGTCTTCAATCAGGCTTTTATCTCGATCTTTGACTCTTCAGCTCAGACAAATGGGAAACAAGGTTTATGATCGAATATCATCGCTTCTTCAACATTATGAAGTCAAGATTTCCATATCAAGAAATCCGAGAGGTTTGCTTCTGTATCTTGAAGCGCTATTGAACAGAGCCTTCTTCGAAGATTTTGAATCGATTGGGTTCCAAAAGAGTGCTCCAAACTTGATTTTGAATCCCATTGACTCTTGTGAATCAAATTTCGCGTCCTTCAACCGGCTACAAGGGCTGACCTGGGATGAAGTTCTGAATAGAGGGACCAAGCATTTTAGCGAAGATTTTAGCAGGTTTTGCGATAGGAAAATGAGCGAGATTGTGGCTATGCTGGGGTGGAATCGTGCGTGGCCCGAACAGCTTCTGCAATCCTTTTTCGGTGCGTCTAAAGCTGTGTGGTTGGTGCACCTTTTGGCTCATTCGGTTCATCCAAGCCTACCAATTTTCAGAGTGGACAAAGGTGCGACCTTCGATTCGATCTACATGGAGGACATGGGGGGAGAAAAGGCCCAAAAACTGGTGCCAACTATAGTTAGGATCATGGTTACACCCGGGTTCTATGTCTACGACAATGTCGTCAAGTGCAAGGTTCTTTGCAGGTACTACAACAGCAACAACGGGTACAACATTGACAGCAGCGGAAAGGTTTTGGTCCCATCCCCGTCATAG
- the LOC113703036 gene encoding uncharacterized protein isoform X5: MAVLRVTASMITREIFRSVSLFPQTWRSLSHLPSAPAGSQFSGVHLPVVSRSISYCPVRCSAASNENATGEKKAPARLAQVQEFLVAANERAQSAGNEPIPKITLDHVTVNFARSGGPGGQNVNKVNTKVDMRFNVRNADWLSERVKERIMQMEKNRINKDGELVISSTRTRTQKGNIEDALAKLQGSYWGAKAS, from the exons ATGGCCGTTCTTAGAGTTACGGCAAGCATGATAACTAGAGAAATCTTCCGTTCGGTATCGCTGTTTCCACAAACGTGGAGGAGCTTATCTCACTTACCGTCGGCGCCGGCTGGTTCCCAGTTCAGCGGGGTCCATCTTCCAGTCGTCTCACGCAGCATCAGTTATTGCCCGGTCCGGTGCTCTGCGGCGTCTAATGAAAATGCCACCGGAGAGAAAAAGGCGCCGGCTAGGTTGGCTCAGGTTCAGGAGTTTTTGGTTGCTGCTAACGAGCGTGCTCAATCCGCTGGAAATGAACCTATTCCCAAAATCACTCTTG ATCATGTTACAGTGAACTTTGCAAGAAGTGGTGGCCCTGGAGGTCAAAATGTTAATAAAG tAAATACCAAGGTGGATATGCGGTTCAATGTTAGAAATGCGGATTGGCTCAGTGAAAGGGTCAAGGAGAGGATCATGCAAATG GAAAAGAATCGGATCAACAAGGATGGGGAACTTGTAATTTCATCAACGAGAACTCGTACTCAAAA GGGCAACATTGAAGATGCTTTGGCGAAATTACAG GGCAGCTATTGGGGAGCAAAAGCGtcttga
- the LOC113704328 gene encoding uncharacterized protein, producing the protein MKLDWCPETATKAFLDTVQTCKVVYNESSVAEMVSAMAAGWNAKLIVEAWSQGGMMATSIGLAIASHHSGGRHVCIVADEASRSKYIQAMEKAGKSPEVIVGEPEEAMNGLEGIDFMVVDCRCNDFARIFKVAKLGEKGAVLIRKNALAKAESDFRWRTVLDAKARIVRAVLLPVGKGLDVAHVGARGGNTGPRKGERRWIKYIDRQTGEEFIIRK; encoded by the exons ATGAAGCTCGATTGGTGTCCGGAAACAGCCACCAAGGCTTTTCTTGATACTGTGCAAACA TGTAAAGTTGTTTACAATGAATCCAGTGTAGCAGAGATGGTATCAGCCATGGCAGCTGGATGGAATGCAAAATTGATTGTGGAAGCTTGGTCACAAGGTGGGATGATGGCAACAAGTATTGGCCTGGCAATTGCGAGCCATCACTCTGGTGGAAGGCATGTTTGCATAGTTGCTGATGAAGCCTCAAGGTCAAAGTACATTCAAGCAATGGAGAAAGCCGGAAAATCGCCTGAAGTCATCGTTGGTGAGCCGGAGGAGGCTATGAACGGATTAGAAGGTATTGATTTCATGGTTGTGGATTGCAGGTGCAACGATTTTGCTAGAATTTTCAAGGTGGCTAAGCTAGGTGAAAAGGGTGCGGTTTTGATACGCAAGAATGCTTTGGCCAAGGCTGAATCAGATTTCAGATGGCGTACGGTTCTTGATGCTAAAGCAAGGATTGTCCGCGCAGTTCTTTTGCCTGTGGGGAAAGGATTGGATGTTGCACATGTTGGAGCAAGAGGTGGGAACACAGGCCCAAGAAAGGGCGAGAGAAGATGGATTAAATACATTGATCGACAAACAGGAGAGGAGTTCATCATCCGGAAGTGA